The genomic interval agaaATGATACTAAGTGTTCATTAAACAATTCTAATGTTAATAAATGGGTTTAATCAACCCTTGTAGGAtaatgacatcattgacatctggattcattattgcagtcatgccttattttgtcgcaaatcaaaatttacattactgcaaagaatacctcctgattatccaaacgtgaagacataccacataaatatggtataaaattatttgggagaagaaaCTCTTTCTGCCCATATATGATGTggtcatgacatatttttcgtATGGtaatacaaaagtgctttaataAATGTTAAGTGTTCCCCTATAGTAATTCTTATTCATAAAAAGAGATAGAGGATGAGAGAGAAGGTGGTGGGGACTTGGCAAATAGAATGTATAAatctattaaaaatgaatttgaataacaTAAACCTTACAAATTCAAACTTCATTAACATGTTGCATTCATCAACTATAAGCACAAGACTTCTCCTTTTATAGATAAACCTTTAATCGTGTACTGACGTAAAAGTAAACTGAATTTTAACCAAGTTGTCCCAGTAGATTTTACCTATATATTAACCTTGGCTGTACTTGTAAAACAGGACAATATAATTTCTGGAACTGCAATGTGCTCTTAGTCTGGGTATCAgtattatcacaaaattagtgATATTGCCGCAAATCAGATATTGACACCTCTTCATGCAATATTTAATGTGAAGGTGCTCGTGCTTGGTATATATACCTTGAGTTAAATATAGAACGTGTTTTAATGAAATTACATCCAAATTTAGTACTATTCAGTTCTCAAAAAGAGTTTCACATCTCCATCTCATTTCTTATCTTGCATCTGGCAAAGCAAAATTCACCTCTTGGTCAATTTCTTGAGTTCCTGCTTCTTTCAGTTTCTGTAGTTTTTGCTCAAAGGTTGTGAAGTGCTTGGCCGCATTCTTCCTATCTCCTCGATTGTAGAGAAACACAGCATAGTTCAGCCACACCGATGGATCTTttctaaaataatgaattaataacAAAGCATTTAGTGGGATACTTTTTGTACTGGTGCTTGCTTAAATTAACACACATCACAAACTACACTTTTAAGAGAGAGGTCTTTTCTCTTTATTGATGTGAAATAAGAATAGACTTCAAAAGTACAAAGGTTATGGGAATTAAGTTTACTCTCTCCTTTCTTGGCAGTCATGCTTTGCATCCCTAGAATCGGTTTTTGGTTCATGTCTAATTCTTGTGCCTCTCAGCATTGTATCATGaatgtatttttatcatgaagttgccaaataaataaatgattgtaATGACAATAACATGTACTGTCACATGCTTTCAGAATTGCCATAGCCATGTGTAAGTAATATTAGAATGAAATAAGGTAATATACAGACAGTGGCCATATTGGTTACTGAAAAGAAGCCAGGATGATTGAAGCACAGTACTGAACTGTTCCTTAAAACTATCTGCTTCAAATGAAACAGATTTCCCTAAGAAAATATTGACTTACTCTTCCAATTCCACAGCCTGCTCATATGCATTATTGGCATTCTCTTCATCATCAAGATGAGTTAAAGCAActattaaagagagagagagagagagagaaacaaaaaaaatggtttataattcattatttaaaaaaaaatccatcatgATGTGTTGTTGTGCACAAGGTAtccaggggccgtttcatagagctgtttgtaagttaagactAGGAGCgtctttaagaacgactggtgatcctttcttgtggtaaatgatgttcaCCATTATATGTTCATcggtgattatttagcgtgtaaggaaggttcaccagtcgttcttaaagtcgctcttaacttacaaacagctttatgaaacacttaCCAGGGGTGTTTCAAACATAAACGCAAGATTAgtaaatgagtgaatgaatatATGAACAATGTGAAGTATCAAGAACTAGTTAAATGGATGATCAAAATTGTTCTTTTACCTACCAATTTTTAATAGCTACTCTAAGCAAATGGCTTGTCATAAACCTATATTTGATGTTTCAGGACATCAGTGTAATGTAATAATATAACTGGaaagtatttcatgaaatacactGTTAAGATGTGTTTGGCGCTATACAAAGCAGAAattcatcattgttattaccaTATTCATAGATCGTAAGAGGTGTGATTGCATTACAAATAAtctaataaataacaaaaaaaatctagaattGCAGTAGAAGACGATGTCCAGTACCAAAACTCTGTACTCGGGTTTCCAGAGTCAACTGCCTTAGGgcattcttaaaggtcaagtccacccctacaaaatattgatttgaatcaatagagaaaaatcagacaagcacaatgctgaaaatttcatcaaaatcggatgtaaaataagaaagttatgacatttcaaagtttcgcttattttttacaaaatagttatatgaacgagccagttacatccaaattagagagtcgatgatgtcactcactcactatttcttttgttttttattgtttgaattatacaatatttcaatttttacgaatttgacgattaggacctccttgccttaaccacaaaatgttaaaataatggaattccacgtattcagggaggaatgaaacttcatttcacatgacaatgacgagaaaatcaaaatattgcataattcatataataaaatacaaaagaaatagtgagtgagtgatgtcatcagttccctcatttgcataccgaccgggatgtgcatataactcttttgttaaataaagcaaaactttaaaatgtcataactttcttattttacatccgattttgatgaaattttcagtgttatgcatgttgaatttttctctttttattcaaatcaagtttttattggggtggacttgtcctttaatcaatcTGTTAATGGTGTTTATATTGTGTTTCTGACACATTATTGCTTGATTTATTTACCCTTACATGTAGCAGTTAGCCCAGTTTTGTTGTGGTTGTTtggaatataaatcataaaacCATACAAATGTGCCAAGGGATTTCAAACCtatatgaatttgaatataaGGTTGATGAATTTCAATCAGATGTTTGATTTAAATAACTAAAAAAATTCCTCTCACCAGCCAACAGCATGTAGAGCTGACCCATCTTTGGTCTGAGGTTGATGGCTGCACTGATGAAATGAAAGGCCGATGCATACTGCTGCATGGTGAGATGAACGAGGCCTAGGTTATACATGATCTTCCAGTCAAACGGAGACAGGTAGGACGCCCTCTTGAGACAGCTGATTGCCTGTGCATGGTCAAGGGGATGGTAAACAAAGCTCTCAATTATCATTCTCATGTATGCCTCAGCTATCTGTAACATTCTGGCAATATGCCCCTTCTATTGTCATATACACTGTATGTATGGGGAAGATCAAATGTTATGATATTAGCTTCCTCCTTTTACATGatcattttgtgattttttatgGATAGGACAGGATATCGCAAAAtagcaaaataaaattacacCTGCAATAGCCGCAAATGTTGGACTGCGGGTATTTTGCAGACACTCACTTTACTGTGCAACCATTTGATTCAACTGTTACGCAATCATCTACTTTTTGATGTATATATTATAGAGAAAGCTTTTTATTGGTAGGAGATGTTCATTGGATGTGTAGATCACAAAAATctggaagccccccccccccatgaataTGTCTCACAAAATATCAACATTCACTGTAAATAAAGTCACAGCAAAGCCAAGTTCTACATATAGCCTTGTGACTTACGGCAACATATTTCTTCTTGCCAAAGAAGCACATGCCAATGTTGTTCCAGATTGATGTGCTCTCAGGGACGGCTGCAGCAGCGATACGGTACTTGGTCAGAGCTACGTCAAAGTCACCATGCTGCTGCATCATGCTACCCGCAGCTAGAATAGCCTGATAGAAAAATAACAATAGGAGGTGTTACATAACAAGAGAGATGATATGAATAGACTGAATATGGATTAATCGTttgattgttttgtttgtttgttggttggttcatttattttcattcactctcactttaaaaaaaaaagataagtaaaagttagtaccaatatatatatatggaatcATTACAGACCAAGAGGAATTATAGTATAATGTTCATACAACTTTCTTATATatatttgacaatttttgtAACATGAATTTGATCCATTATTCAGATGTTGCCAACACATGGCCCAAAAGTTAGAGTCACGATGTACTTGTGCACAATTTTTATGCctccttgttttttttcctttcctatGTTTaggacaatgaaaatgaatattcacaTCAAAGTATTATGATATCAtgacataattattattgtaaatgattaatatcaaattcttCATATCTCTTCATTCTTAGGCAAAATTAAATTCACTACATATATATCTTTATACATACTTTTACATGACTGGGGTCATATGTCAATGCATTCCCAAGCTGCTCAAAGGCACGTTGATTCTGACCACTCtgtgatgataaaaaataaattatccaTAAGGATAAATCCTTAATATCCACTGTGAGAGCtgtaaatacaaacaattttcTAGTGTAAAGAAATATTTCTCGAAGAAATCATTCCTAAGTTCAGTCAGAtccaatgaataaattaatgttCAGTAGCTAACCTGTAAACTTGGTCAACATTACATTGTTTGGATTCAATGGAGGTTAACGCATTGTCATCTGGAATACTTAAAGTACCAATGATTCCACCTCATTTCATCTGAAATTCAGTGAGAAAAAAAGTTGAATCAGGCTTTTATATTCTTATCACATAAAGTTAAAATTGGAACTAATTGAATTACAGAGGATAAATGTTCAATATTGTGCAAAATTATTACACTAAATTAGAAAAATTGTTTAAATTCACCTGGAGGTACAGAAGACCAAGAGTTGTCAAAAGTTCAGGGTTTTCAGGAAAAGacctaaaaataaaacaaagacagATTATGTTTAATGACTCTGTgctaaccacccccccccccaaaaaaaaaaatgataataataatagaataaaaatgaaatgaccaaaacctttaaaaaaaatctatattcattttatgcccctaaataaaaaaaaataaaaaaaatgatacatcaAGGAATTGAGACAGGGTATTACCCTCTTATGAAATCATAGATGTTCTGTCATACATAACGTTTATGGTATCTTTCTGAATCAATGTATTGTATGTATCAGTCTGACTGCGTTTATCAAGTTTAATTCATCTACAGGCCAGCATCTTTAAAGACTTGCAAAAATAAATTGTGACATTATTTGTATGAgttaattaataaaattcagATTAACATGTTACCTTTTACCCTATGATAAAGTTTAAAATAAGAttacatatatatgttttcttttattaatgTAACTAACATAACTAGCAAATACAAATACTTCAACTTTTTTTataatgaccaaaaaatgatttcaattgatCCCAGTAACTTCCAACATCCAAACTGCCCATTAAGGTTTGTAGAGGGACCATCATGCTTCAGTAGGCAATGGGTATAAATAGTTTTTAGATGAAAGACTTACTCAACAGCTCTTTTATAAACATCAGTAGCCATTTGGACGTCTCCTTCCATCAAGTATATCTTAGCAAGCATTACATATGATAAATCGTGTCTGTTATACTGGATGGCTTGCTTTAGGTACTCCTTGGCCTGAAATGCATAAGAGATTAAGTCAAATTAGTGCTTTCAAACTTCTCTTGTTAGAATATTACCATTTTTACTAGGGAATCACTGCATAAGATGTTGTTAATATAGATGATAATAGCGCAACAAATATAGGGCACACATAAGTTAAATTTTAATATCTGGGTATCTTTCTGTCTCAAATGCATTTGTGAATGGTTGCGCTACATGGACCTTCTCAAAAACATTCTTTTGAATCTCATACATTACAAAAGATATATGAAATGGAATTGTGAGTGTAAAATCATATTCTGTTATAAATTTCACGTCTTTCAATAATTCTCTCATTCTATGGTGGATACTGGATACCAAAATTgttttgtactttttttcaCTACATTGTTATTACCTTGAGGTACtcttttaaatacatgtagcagaCTCCTACATTATGAGCGATCTCCCAGTCTCTCTCTGTCATCCGAGATGCTTCAGAATAAACATCTATAGCTGCCTTGTGCCTTCCTAATAGGAATCTaaggtgaaaaaaataatgacctCATCGGAATCTAtggaataaacaatttttaagtGGTATCGAACAACCTTAAAActtatctctattttttttttaatggaaataaatgaagaatCAAAGTTGTATTGGGAGTGGACCGCACTTCCTTTTTTCCGTTTTTACTTTTGAATTAAAAGTATTCATATAATCATACTTCAAAGTAAATCTATTCTGTTCCTAAAGATGTGAAACATGATAACATCACTAGCTACAACTCGCAATGCTTCAGGTGATAAGTGTGCATAATCTGTTCAAggaataatgatgaaaataataataattagaaaatGAATCAAAATAGGTGAACTTGTTGATATGGAAAACTTACAGAGAGCGAGCAACTTGCTTCAGGTTGTCTGGATTTTGAGCATTAATTAAGGCACATGTCTGAAAGCACTCTAATGATTCCTGAATCCTGCCTTCTTGCCGGAGGATAAGAGCTTGGACAAAGAGGGCGTACTCACACAGGCCATTTGATTCCTGAAGCTGGTCCTTAATTAGAGCCTGGttgttgaaataataaaaaaataacaaataacaatCATCTCTGAAATGCACTGTTAATGGAAAGGGACAAAGGGAAAATAATTACATTAGTAAATTTAAATAAAGCATGAGGGTAATCTAAAATTCCTtacaaattataaattttgtaGGGGCACAAGAAAATAGAAAGCATTACATACTTTGATTTTTCCTGAATCAGGAtagttaaaaaacaacaacagtaTCCTGATGTAAACTGGAATCGGAACAAGatgtaggggagaccggggttagttggaacatggggtaagttgaaacattgtaattttctttaacgtctttaaatgaatttctgcaatactgccctcaagttattgtcattatcaacggccatccaccatattacagacaacacatgtgcaacaagcctggtgaagttagaaataaatttttgttttttgaccttctgagtaatttttttctcattcagaaatgtttgattatctcagagaagtttacaaatcaagttggccagtttaGGGGTATAAAAGACACttataccaagctacaaaatgaggttattaatatgccatggtgaagtcccttttttgtgctgtaagcttataaacgtcaaatgagcctccggggttagttggaacaaaattgaaggggctagttggaacatgttccaacttaccccaaacataattatgaatgaaaa from Lytechinus pictus isolate F3 Inbred chromosome 2, Lp3.0, whole genome shotgun sequence carries:
- the LOC129253991 gene encoding Bardet-Biedl syndrome 4 protein-like; amino-acid sequence: MSEMADETVGVAKEKLAQEEYVTPMRMEPEPKKPSDLVPEASAPYSDNPPPKPQARIRGKKAPELPVFERRNWLIHLHYVKKEFENCKALIKDQLQESNGLCEYALFVQALILRQEGRIQESLECFQTCALINAQNPDNLKQVARSLFLLGRHKAAIDVYSEASRMTERDWEIAHNVGVCYMYLKEYLKAKEYLKQAIQYNRHDLSYVMLAKIYLMEGDVQMATDVYKRAVESFPENPELLTTLGLLYLQSGQNQRAFEQLGNALTYDPSHVKAILAAGSMMQQHGDFDVALTKYRIAAAAVPESTSIWNNIGMCFFGKKKYVAAISCLKRASYLSPFDWKIMYNLGLVHLTMQQYASAFHFISAAINLRPKMGQLYMLLAVALTHLDDEENANNAYEQAVELEEKDPSVWLNYAVFLYNRGDRKNAAKHFTTFEQKLQKLKEAGTQEIDQELTETAGKLGPALQVGENLVWKDQSNNRQQQPMSSNPPPQQQSTQAAAANSDAALMAALQNAPPPYSAVDPEAAKRQQRRKELAQ